A genomic region of Glycine max cultivar Williams 82 chromosome 15, Glycine_max_v4.0, whole genome shotgun sequence contains the following coding sequences:
- the LOC100812621 gene encoding nuclear pore complex protein GP210 isoform X3 gives MDTFLELVDKYNKVKWSKTLVQKYQEKVASKSKKKSNNLACIQAKDRTTGRTEIASCVKVVEIRVGAHIYPQNPVLHIGSPFNLSIKGLSDTVSGQWFTTNGSVISVDTLSGMAKAIGEGCAQDPVEADSCKEHLVPLADMVNTCYKAAGNHVLPNLAVKRHVNGKPRVLTKETRHGRSAHRMSSTSLRKKSS, from the exons aTGGATACTTTTCTCG AGTTAGTTGACAAATACAATAAAGTAAAATGGTCAAAAACATTGGTGCAGAAGTATCAAGAAAAGGTTGCTAGCAAATCCAAGAAAAAGTCCAACAATCTTGCTTGCATTCAAGCTAAAGATCGTACGACAGGAAGAACAGAGATTGCTTCTTGTGTCAAGGTTGTTGAG atTAGAGTGGGTGCCCATATATATCCTCAAAATCCAGTTCTTCACATTGGAAGTCCTTTCAACCTAAGCATAAAAG GTTTGAGTGATACAGTTTCTGGACAGTGGTTTACCACAAATGGAAGTGTAATATCAGTTGATACATTATCTGGGATGGCCAAAGCTATTGGGGAAGGTTGTGCACAAG ATCCAGTTGAAGCTGACTCATGCAAAGAGCATTTAGTTCCACTTGCGGATATGGTGAACACATGTTACAAAGCTGCAGGGAATCATGTGTTGCCTAACTTAGCAGTCAAGAGACACGTG AATGGGAAACCAAGGGTGTTGACCAAGGAGACCAGGCATGGCCGTTCTGCACACAGAATGTCCTCCACCTCTTTGCGCAAGAAATCTAGCTGA
- the LOC100812621 gene encoding nuclear pore complex protein GP210 isoform X4, producing MDTFLELVDKYNKVKWSKTLVQKYQEKVASKSKKKSNNLACIQAKDRTTGRTEIASCVKVVEIRVGAHIYPQNPVLHIGSPFNLSIKGLSDTVSGQWFTTNGSVISVDTLSGMAKAIGEGCAQDPVEADSCKEHLVPLADMVNTCYKAAGNHVLPNLAVKRHVVFSKWVLTNKNHGYCRMGNQGC from the exons aTGGATACTTTTCTCG AGTTAGTTGACAAATACAATAAAGTAAAATGGTCAAAAACATTGGTGCAGAAGTATCAAGAAAAGGTTGCTAGCAAATCCAAGAAAAAGTCCAACAATCTTGCTTGCATTCAAGCTAAAGATCGTACGACAGGAAGAACAGAGATTGCTTCTTGTGTCAAGGTTGTTGAG atTAGAGTGGGTGCCCATATATATCCTCAAAATCCAGTTCTTCACATTGGAAGTCCTTTCAACCTAAGCATAAAAG GTTTGAGTGATACAGTTTCTGGACAGTGGTTTACCACAAATGGAAGTGTAATATCAGTTGATACATTATCTGGGATGGCCAAAGCTATTGGGGAAGGTTGTGCACAAG ATCCAGTTGAAGCTGACTCATGCAAAGAGCATTTAGTTCCACTTGCGGATATGGTGAACACATGTTACAAAGCTGCAGGGAATCATGTGTTGCCTAACTTAGCAGTCAAGAGACACGTG GTATTTAGCAAATGGGTTCTCACCAACAAGAACCATGGCTATTGCAGAATGGGAAACCAAGGGTGTTGA
- the LOC100812621 gene encoding uncharacterized protein isoform X1: MKDFPSKRGDKGWESFDYTLERDCLSFMYYWQSREHRNPSEQRTSALEQGLGVAEMEAARNVILEELEGKGVSEKKIQKQTVSLMAASFRWILQLHKDVPKAARFYSEGLDFSINVCSLRWAELQSGSLKVALVHSPNEQQQATQKGYSSLLSFTVNDMNNTVTKLMALGAELDGPIKYEVHGKVAAMRCIDGHVLGLYEPVARIYLEKVAFPMQS; the protein is encoded by the exons ATGAAGGATTTCCCTAGCAAGCGCGGGGATAAGGGGTGGGAGAGCTTCGACTACACTCTCGAGAGAGATTGTCTTTCTTTTATGTATTATTGGCAGAGTAGGGAGCATAGGAACCCATCGGAGCAGAGGACTTCAGCGCTAGAGCAGGGGTTGGGCGTGGCAGAGATGGAGGCGGCGAGGAATGTGATTTTGGAAGAGTTGGAGGGGAAGGGTGTGTCTGAGAAGAAGATCCAAAAACAGACGGTGTCCCTAATGGCAGCGTCGTTCAGGTGGATATTACAACTACACAAGGATGTTCCAAAAGCCGCACGCTTCTACTCCGAAGGCTTGGACTTCAGCATCAATGTCTGCAGCCTTCGTTGGGCCGAACTCCAATCCGGTTCTCTCAAGGTTGCCCTCGTGCATTCTCCCAA TGAGCAGCAGCAAGCCACACAGAAAGGGTACTCATCGCTTCTATCATTTACTGTGAATGATATGAACAATACAGTAACTAAATTAATGGCGTTAGGAGCTGAACTAGATGGACCCATCAAATATGAGGTCCATGGAAAG GTTGCAGCTATGCGGTGTATTGATGGACATGTCTTAGGCCTCTATGAACCCGT GGCGAGGATTTACTTAGAGAAAGTGGCATTCCCTATGCAATCGTGA
- the LOC100812621 gene encoding uncharacterized protein isoform X2, with protein sequence MKDFPSKRGDKGWESFDYTLERDCLSFMYYWQSREHRNPSEQRTSALEQGLGVAEMEAARNVILEELEGKGVSEKKIQKQTVSLMAASFRWILQLHKDVPKAARFYSEGLDFSINVCSLRWAELQSGSLKVALVHSPNEQQQATQKGYSSLLSFTVNDMNNTVTKLMALGAELDGPIKYEVHGKVAAMRCIDGHVLGLYEPV encoded by the exons ATGAAGGATTTCCCTAGCAAGCGCGGGGATAAGGGGTGGGAGAGCTTCGACTACACTCTCGAGAGAGATTGTCTTTCTTTTATGTATTATTGGCAGAGTAGGGAGCATAGGAACCCATCGGAGCAGAGGACTTCAGCGCTAGAGCAGGGGTTGGGCGTGGCAGAGATGGAGGCGGCGAGGAATGTGATTTTGGAAGAGTTGGAGGGGAAGGGTGTGTCTGAGAAGAAGATCCAAAAACAGACGGTGTCCCTAATGGCAGCGTCGTTCAGGTGGATATTACAACTACACAAGGATGTTCCAAAAGCCGCACGCTTCTACTCCGAAGGCTTGGACTTCAGCATCAATGTCTGCAGCCTTCGTTGGGCCGAACTCCAATCCGGTTCTCTCAAGGTTGCCCTCGTGCATTCTCCCAA TGAGCAGCAGCAAGCCACACAGAAAGGGTACTCATCGCTTCTATCATTTACTGTGAATGATATGAACAATACAGTAACTAAATTAATGGCGTTAGGAGCTGAACTAGATGGACCCATCAAATATGAGGTCCATGGAAAG GTTGCAGCTATGCGGTGTATTGATGGACATGTCTTAGGCCTCTATGAACCCGTGTAA
- the LOC102660184 gene encoding probable disease resistance protein At1g61300 — MDAIAHVPDVSEIAHLPGVSQIATVITFIKDQIGYISSYEENLEKLMTEVQRLKDTQDGVQHRVVEAERNGEKIENIVQNWLKKANEIVAAANKVIDVEGTRWCLGQYCPYLWTRCQLSKSFEKMTKEISDVIKKAKFETISYRDTPDVTITPSSRGYVALESRTSMLNEIKEILKDPKMYMIGVHGMGGVGKTTLVNELAWQVKKDGLFGAVAIAAITNSPDVKKIQGQIADALDLKLEKESERGRAINLRQRIKKQEKVLIILDDIWSELNLPEVGIPFGDEHNGCKLVITSREREVLTYMETQKDFNLTALLEEDSWNLFQKIAGNVVNEVSIKPIAEEVAKCCAGLPLLITPVAKGLKKKKVHAWRVALTQLKEFKHRELENNVYPALKLSYDFLDTEELKSLFLFIGSFGLNEILTEDLFICCWGLGFYGGVDKLMEARDTHYTFINELRDSSLLLEGELDWVGMHDVVRDVAKSIASKSRPTDPTYSTYADQFRKCHYIISEYLTKVPDDNFFFGMGEVMTLSVYEMSFTPFLPSLNPLISLRSLNLNSCILGDIRIVAELSNLEILSLGGSSITELPGEIKHLTRLRLLNLTYCDSLRVIPTNLISSLMRLEELYMGGCYNIEWEVEGKKSESNNANVRELQNLHNLTTLEISFINTWVLPRNFRFPANLKRYNILIANHMLAYNILIGSDRGKWELSSIWYGGALERTLKLTDYWQTSRSLFTTVEDLSLAKLKGVKDLYDLDVDGFPQLKHLYIHGNGELLHLINPRRLVNPHSAFLNLETLVLYNLYKMEEICHGPMQTQSFAKLKVIEVTSCHRLKNLFLYSLSGNLSQLHEMKISSCEGMTEIIAVEKQEDQKKLLQIVLPELHSVTLRGLLELQSFYCSVTVDQGNPSSQSIPLALFNQKVVTPKLETLELYDMNVCKIWDDKLLVLSCFQNLTRLIVVKCNCLTSLFPSGVARVLVKLQHVEISSCERLKVIFAQEEEICGSSNEGDGPVLDEIAFMKLEELTLKYLPRLTSFCQGSYSFKFPSLQKVHLKECPMMETFCHGNLTTTSHIEVRCLYDESEDHWDGDLKYYC; from the exons ATGGATGCGATAGCTCATGTCCCAGATGTTTCTGAAATAGCTCATTTGCCGGGTGTTTCTCAAATTGCTACTGTGATTACATTTATTAAGGATCAAATTGGGTACATATCCTCCTACGAGGAAAACCTTGAAAAGCTTATGACCGAGGTTCAACGTCTGAAGGATACTCAAGACGGTGTGCAACACCGGGTTGTTGAGGCTGAAAGGAATGGAGAGAAGATTGAAAATATTGTACAGAACTGGCTCAAGAAAGCAAATGAAATTGTTGCTGCAGCAAATAAAGTTATTGATGTTGAAGGAACTAGATGGTGTCTGGGACAATATTGTCCCTATCTGTGGACAAGATGTCAGCTGAGCAAGAGTTttgaaaaaatgacaaaagagaTTTCAGATGTCATAAAGAAAGCAAAATTTGAAACAATTTCTTACCGTGATACGCCTGATGTCACAATTACACCATCTTCTAGAGGTTATGTAGCACTGGAGTCCAGAACATCAATGCTGAATGAGATTAAGGAAATTCTTAAGGATCCTAAAATGTACATGATTGGGGTGCATGGCATGGGTGGCGTGGGTAAAACCACTCTTGTGAATGAGTTAGCTTGGCAAGTAAAGAAAGATGGATTATTTGGTGCTGTAGCCATTGCCGCTATAACCAATTCTCCagatgttaaaaaaattcaaggccAAATTGCTGATGCGTTGGATCTGAAACTTGAAAAAGAGTCAGAAAGAGGAAGAGCAATAAACCTGCGTCAAAGGATAAAAAAGCAGGAGAAAGTTCTTATTATTCTAGATGACATTTGGAGTGAACTTAATTTGCCAGAAGTGGGAATTCCTTTTGGCGATGAACACAATGGTTGCAAATTGGTGATAACTTCCAGAGAACGTGAAGTGCTGACATACATGGAAACTCAAAAAGATTTTAATCTTACAGCTTTACTGGAGGAAGATAGTTGGAATTTGTTCCAGAAAATAGCAGGTAATGTTGTTAATGAAGTTAGTATAAAACCAATTGCAGAAGAAGTAGCAAAATGTTGTGCTGGTTTGCCTCTTTTGATCACACCCGTGGCAaagggtttgaaaaaaaagaaagtccaTGCTTGGAGGGTTGCCCTAACACAACTAAAGGAATTTAAGCATAGAGAGTTGGAGAATAATGTCTACCCTGCTTTGAAGTTAAGTTATGATTTTTTAGATACAGAGGAATTGAAGtcactatttttattcattGGTTCATTTGGACTAAATGAGATCCTCACTGAAGATTTGTTTATATGCTGTTGGGGGTTGGGCTTTTATGGTGGCGTGGACAAATTGATGGAGGCAAGAGACACACATTACACATTCATAAATGAGCTTAGGGACTCTTCATTATTGCTTGAAGGTGAACTTGATTGGGTTGGAATGCATGATGTTGTGCGTGACGTGGCTAAATCAATTGCATCTAAGTCTCGTCCGACCGACCCGACCTATTCCACCTATGCAGATCAGTTTCGCAAGTGCCATTATATTATATCTGAGTATTTGACTAAAGTCCCAGATGATAACTTTTTCTTTGGGATGGGAGAAGTGATGACTTTGAGTGTATATGAAATGTCCTTCACCCCTTTCCTACCCTCCCTCAATCCCTTGATAAGCCTTCGCTCATTGAATCTAAATAGTTGTATATTAGGAGACATAAGGATAGTGGCGGAACTCTCAAATTTAGAAATTCTTTCCTTGGGGGGGTCTAGTATTACAGAGCTCCCAGGAGAAATAAAACATCTGACTCGTCTTCGTTTGCTAAATTTAACATACTGCGATTCACTAAGAGTCATTCCTACAAATCTTATATCAAGTTTGATGCGCTTAGAAGAATTGTACATGGGAGGTTGCTATAACATTGAATGGGaggttgaaggaaaaaaaagtgaaagcaaCAATGCTAACGTACGTGAGTTACAGAATTTGCATAATTTGACAACTTTGGAGATATCATTCATAAATACTTGGGTTTTGCCAAGGAACTTCCGGTTCCCTGCAAATCTCAAAAGATACAACATATTGATTGCTAATCATATGCTGGCATACAACATATTGATTGGTAGTGATAGGGGGAAATGGGAGTTGTCTTCAATATGGTATGGTGGAGCTCTCGAAAGAACACTTAAGCTCACAGACTATTGGCAGACGAGCAGATCGTTGTTCACCACAGTTGAGGACTTGAGCCTTGCTAAATTAAAGGGTGTTAAGGATTTGTATGATTTGGATGTGGATGGTTTTCCTCAATTAAAGCATCTGTATATCCATGGCAATGGTGAATTGTTGCACCTAATTAACCCAAGAAGGTTGGTGAATCCCCATTCTGCATTTCTCAATTTGGAGACTTTGGTTCTTTACAATCTATATAAGATGGAAGAAATATGTCATGGTCCAATGCAGACACAGTCTTTTGCAAAGCTAAAAGTTATTGAAGTTACATCTTGCCATAGGTTGAAGAATCTATTTTTGTATTCTCTCTCAGGAAACCTTTCTCAACTTCATGAGATGAAAATTTCTAGTTGTGAAGGTATGACAGAGATCATAGCTGTGGAAAAACAAGAGGATCAGAAAAAACTTCTCCAGATTGTTCTGCCTGAATTGCATTCTGTCACTTTACGAGGTTTACTTGAGCTTCAGAGTTTCTATTGCTCTGTAACAGTCGATCAGGGTAATCCATCCAGTCAGAGCATTCCTTTGGCACTGTTTAATCAAAAG GTGGTGACTCCTAAACTTGAAACATTGGAGTTGTATGACATGAATGTATGCAAGATATGGGATGATAAACTTCTAGTCCTTTCATGCTTTCAAAACTTGACGCGTTTGATAGTTGTCAAATGTAATTGTTTGACAAGCTTATTCCCATCTGGAGTGGCAAGAGTACTGGTCAAACTACAACATGTTGAGATTTCCTCGTGCGAAAGGCTGAAAGTGATATTTGCCCAAGAAGAG GAAATTTGCGGAAGCAGTAATGAGGGTGATGGACCAGTACTGGATGAGATTGCTTTTATGAAATTGGAGGAATTGACATTGAAATACTTACCGAGGCTCACAAGCTTTTGCCAGGGAAGTTACAGCTTCAAGTTTCCATCATTACAAAAGGTACATTTGAAAGAATGTCCCATGATGGAGACTTTCTGTCATGGAAACTTAACCACAACAAGCCACATTGAGGTGCGATGCCTATATGACGAATCAGAAGATCATTGGGATGGTGACCTTAAATACTACTGTTAG